GGAATCGATTCTGCTGTTTAGGAGATCAGTATGACAGCATTGTTTGGCTAaactttttaaaactgtaatGCAAGAACCAAATGAAATTATGCACTGTGATGTGGCACCAACTAATTAGAAAGACAGCATGTATTTTTCACGTAAAGTGAAAATATAAATGAACATAAGTATGGCTTGAAATTTCAAAGAGAGGAACTCCTGGCTACCAATTTGCAACTGATCGAGAGACTAATTGTTTAAAACCTCAGCAGGCCTTGTTCACGTTATGCAGAAAAAAGTGCTGCAGTTTAGATACCTCTGGAACTTTTCCACAGTGTCACAGGTTTGTAATACTTGAAGCCCTACATTTCTAAGAATATATTTCTTGCTCAGTTGTTTCAGGCAAGCCCATGACTTTGTAACTTTTAACGGGCCCAAGATTTTTTTTCAATAACAGACCAGCTTCTTATTCCTGCAGTTACAGATGTAATTTCCTTTGTCAAACATAAGGTACCAAATataatgcaataaaatgttttgaaaaagagTTGTGTGACTGTAGAGTTTGGAAATTGCTGTCAGGTGAAGAGGTGTAGTGCAAGACCAATGTAAAATACTATTAGTATAATAGGTTTATATTAGTGTTGGTGAAATCCCACAATGCATAATGCAACAGTGCTTCGAGACACTACTTCCCCTTCCTGCCCTCCTTCTCCAATAAAGTTAACCACAATGGCTGCTGTTGTGGTCACTAATTTCAGACTTTGCAGTAATGGCTCCTGGACTTAATACTAAATAGGGCTGCAAAATACAATCTCTCTATGAGGAATACAAATCAAACGAGAACTTATATTGGCTAAAGTCTGGGAATAGAAATATAAAGTATAGCGTAGGAAATGATAAAAATTGTTGCCAATCTGAGAAACCTGACAGTTGACACTGTGGTTTTCATTGTTGTACATCTCTTAAGAGAGATCATTACTCTTTCTGtgaaaagaaaaatttaaaagaaatgtattGACTTGTCATTAATCTAGAAACTTGCTCTTTTGGCATATGTACATCTTTGAACAAAAGTAGTTTGCCATGACCTTGTGTTAACCAAAATTTTAATAGGCAACTATATCTAAATGATTACTTTGCTGTTAATagcatgaacaacccatgaagagaacccatggtttgctgtgtgTTCATAGTTTGTTAgcaactatggtttgttagcacaggtgggttcagacaacatgataacccatgtttcaatcaacaacaacctacagttcaatgacaacccacacaacccatactcaacccttgagtgtggattattgtgttgtctgaactcagtcatTGTGTCAACTGTGTTGTTACATTTGAAATGAGAGTCTGTAAAGATTTGAAGTTACCATGTCACCAAGGTCTGCAGATAGGTTATTactattttctgatttttttcttaGTGATTTTTTTTCAAACTTAGCCATATTATTGTACAGCAATCCAACAAGAAATGCTATGTGCAGCCATGAAGGGTCATGGACACAACACTGAGACAGCCTTGTCAAGCAGGGTGCTCTGCTGAGTGGTAGAGCTTACTGTGAATAGGTAATTTGggccatccccttttccttttgtgataATGTTTAGTAACCTAAAGTTGGTCAGATACATAAGTTTTGTCTCAATCGTGGCTTTCATTTTCTTTGTATATAGGTTTATGTTTCATCACAGTTGGGGCTGTGGGTATCCTGCAGTTATATCAGTTAAATTAGGAATTACCTAACGGGTGTAGAATTACACAGCCTAAGAAAAGAATTGTTTTtcttgatacagaattgcaacacACTTGACACTTTCACAGAACAATTCCCacttttgatgttttaaaatgctttttatttttctcaCAATAACATGGATATTTGAAATGTTTCAGTGGAAGGGTGTGACATTAATAGGGGTCTGAATATGAAAAACCCTGCTTCAGATTTAGATTCCTGCACTACAGCTCTGATACATTTTGATCATGTTAATGTAGCTATGTACAAGGCATTTTTAGAAGATGATGATCTTGGGGAGTTGCCAGCAAGAAGTTCTGACAAGACAATTCACTGTCAAGGTAAGAACAATGTTTGGCAGGGTGGAGGAAATGTGGCCTCCTTCCCTGGTAGGAAAGACAGAGAAAACAAgaagtccctgcctgcaggctaaTCTCAGGTTTTGCTTAGGTGCAGGAACGGACTTCTGCAGTATTAAGGCAGCATCCTCCTtaccacaggggccaaccaggtgCTTCTGGGGGAAGCTCAGGATAGGACATGAAGGCAGTGGCCAGCAGCTGATACAAACACTATCTCTGATGCAGGAGATTCCACTTAACCATCATGTGCCAATAACGATTAATAGCCCAATTTTTaataaatttgcctaatcccctttttGCGGCCAACTCACTGCATCATTGGTCCATAAAttgtgtgctgtatgaagaagcagTTCCTTTTCCCTGCCCTAGATCGCCTGTTAATCAGTTTCACTGGATGCCCCACCAACTTGAGCTCTAGTATTGAGAAGGGAGAGCTAAATTATCCACTTTCTTCAGGACGCGCATAATTTCACAGGCCTCGATCATGTCCACTCGCCTTCCCTCAACTATAGAGCAATTTTTGTCATATCTTTGTGGGGTGGCGAGTGAGATCCAGATCCGCGGCAGGTGTCTATAGCGAGCAGAGCAACGCCGTATTGCAGCTTGACCCCCGCCCCACAGCCAACTGGTTGGCTTGCTGTTAAAAGTCCTATGTGGAGGGGTAGATGGGGGGAAGTTTTGTGGGCAGGCACGCGCCTTCCCACTTCTCGCGTGCTTTCGAGCTCCCAAGGCGAGAGAGAAACGCCCCTGTCCCTCCATGACCTCACTCTCTTCGGCTTCGCCAGAAAAGGGGCGGAGCGATGCCTCCTACGTGGCTTCATGTGGGCCAAcagccaccgccgcctcctcaGGCGCTGGCCGGAGAAGGCGGGAATAGCGAGCGCGCGGCGTTGACGCTTCTACCGCCGCCTCAAAGCAATGAGCGCGCGCGCCCCAAAGAAGCCTTCggccgcggcggcagcagcagtagctGCTGAGCATGCGTGCGGGCCTTGCTTCTTCCGCAGCGAATCCCTCCGCCAGGTGGGCCTGAAAATTGACGGACTCGGTGAAGCGGCGACGGGCCCCGCTTAGGGCCCGGTGATGGCGGCTGAGGTGGAGTCGTCGCTGGAGTTCAGCTTGTCCAGCAGCGGCACGGGCCCGGCGACGCTGCCTCCGGCGCGCTCCCGCATCTTCAAGATCATCGTCATCGGGGACTCGAACGTGGGGAAAACGTGCCTCACCTACCGCTTCTGCGCCGGCCGTTTTCCGGAGCGCACCGAGGCCACCATCGGGGTGGATTTCCGCGAGCGCGCCGTCGACATCGACGGGGAGCGAATCAAGGTGCGGCAGCCGGTCCTCTCTTCCCGAGGGCCTCCCTTTGGCCTCAGGGGCGGTGGACCGTTAATTCACAGCCTCCACGCTCCCTGAGCTGGCACAAGGTTCCCCAAACTTTGGCCATGCACTAAGGCAGCCTTTCCAAGCTTGGtacccttcaggtgtgttggactgcaatgcccagcaTCAATGGCTGAGggctgctgggaactgtagtccaacacatctggagggtaccaagcttGGAAAGGCCTTAGTGCATGGCCAAAGTTTGGGGATAATGTGTTCTATTCTAGGCGTACCTCGTTTTTCTTTTCTAAACCCAACAGCTTATACTACTTTTCAGGTATAACTAATTGACATCAAGCTCTTCTTAATATCTGTTCATGTTTAAACAGATCTGTGATCTATAGAAATTGGAGGGATCTGTTTATCACCGTACTTTTATATATGCCTATTATCACCTTAATGTTGCTCCTCATGAAATTTACAACTtatgacaaactatggtttaagtaaagcatgggttagcattgTGTGCAAACCAGAGCCATTTCTGAGATGCAAGATCCTAACCTATATGAAAGACAGACAGGTATTAGCATTTAAAATTGGCATCTAAAGCAGTATTTTGAAAAGACTTCCTTgtagaaatgttcatttatgtatattgtattattttttgGCTGAAAGAAGTGGTTAAATACTTcatcttcctttaaaaacctaTCTAAAAAGATTCATGAAGAGAAATCATAGTTGTAGAAAGGTGCTGTCTTGTTAAAGTTAAAATTGAAATCTGttcttgtttcttctttctctctcttcactctccccccgcccccggcacTACTCTAGATTCAGCTCTGGGATACAGCAGGGCAGGAACGATTCAGGAAGAGCATGGTACAGCACTATTACAGAAATGTACATGCAGTCGTGTTTGTATACGATATGACAAATCTTGCCAGTTTTCATAACTTGCCGTTGTGGATTGAGGAGTGCAAACAACACTTGCTCACCAATGATATACCCCGGATTTTGGTTGGAAACAAATGTGATCTAAGGAATGCAATTCAGGTGCCTACAGACATGGCTCAGAAGTTTGCTGACACTCATAGCATGCCACTGTTTGAAACTTCTGCTAAAAATCCTAATGACAATGACCACGTGGAAGCCATATTTATGACACTGGCTCATAAGCTCAAGAGCCATAAGCCACTTATGCTTAGTCAGCCATCTGCTAACACAATTCACTTAGAACCTGCATCAAAACCTGCTATGACGTGTTGGTGTTAGCTCAGTATTTTTGCGGTCATCACTTTGTTATGTTTGCCAGTGCTTTAAGAGAGTGATATTGATAATGTTCCAGTTTAGTAGCAATTATGTTGGATCTTCTGGGCACTGTCCTCAGCAAGATGTGTTCCACACTTGCATTTGCACTTTGTAAACTGTAGAATCTCAATTAATGACGTTTAGCTGGAAATTAGATTTTTCAAATGAAGCTCGACCCCTCATCCCATTAAGATCACTTAGTTTTGAGAACTTTTCTCcactaaacaaaaatgaaaatgtttgttAGGTAAAATCGCTGATGCCTTTAGTATTCTATTTGAGCAGACCACGGTTCTATAAAACCCAAAGAGCAGTAGGATGTGATAATCTTAGTTGTTTGGTAAATGGATTAGTGAAATGTACACTCCTATTTCATATTTTAATCAGTGCACTGGAAGAAAAACTTAACATCAGTGCTGGTATTAGGAAGCCTCTTGTCTTTATGTCTTGCAACTTTATTTTAAACTCTATAGATCCATTACAGAAGTAAGTGATAATTCACTGTGTTTTCTGCCTTAACTTATGGTTTTATTCCCTTTATAGCATATTTCAATTGCTTGGCACTCTATATCTGAGAGAGCAAGAGACAGAAATTACATTGAAAAAAATATCTAGGATTGTTCCATATTATCATGTTATATTTTGCAAGATGGAAGAAAATCATGGAAAACTAATGCAGCTTTGAATTTTTTAGCCAAATTGTATTGTATGTTGCTCTTGTAACCACAACAATGGTATACATTCAATGGTGGCATTGCTTTGGAGGCGGAGTCATCAGTAGTATTAACATACCTTGTCATTATATCTTTAAAAGCCCCAAGCAGCAAGAGTTGATGTAGCCATGGAGGTCCCACTTTGCTGCTCCACTGGGCTTTTGTCTCTCCTCATGCTGCCTGATGTAGGGCAGAATTGGAGATCAGGATGGTGAAGGGAAAGATGAACAAGTGCAGTAGGCGACACTTCCCTCTTTGCTTTGGAGCTTTTAAAAGACAGTACATACATTCTAGAGGCTGAGACCAGCATCAGTCTGTAGGCTTTGTATTCTTAACATTCTAACAACATATGGTGCACTGGTAGATTAGCAGTATTAGCAGTGACTTATACAGCATCCAAACTACCCAAAACCTGAGACTTCATTCCAGACAAAGATGTTTAGGGATAGGACGCAAGATTGTGAAGCAAACTTCAAGGTGAAAGGGTTTAGGATTGCAAAATTAATCCTAATATTCAGTGAATTGCAAACGTAGGCTCATGTGAACGACATTGGAAGAATAAACATTTGCCAGTGTGGCTGGTTAACTGgctgttttttgcttttaaaatagacTGAAACAGGAACAACTTCACTTCAGTAACTGCAATATGTAAGCAAATTACTACATGTGTGTCTTAGCTGTTAAAATATGGAGGGGACAGTCTCTTATCtgatagtattttttaaaaaacatgaataAAGGCAGCTGCCCTACATAGGTAAATTTAGCAGCaagtttttttgtgaaccgcccagagagcttcggctattgggcggtataaaaatgtaataaataaataaaaaataaataatgatataaGGGGCTCTTCAGATCAGTTTGCAGTATAAATTGTTTAGGATTGGATATATGACAGATCTGGCTTGATGACTTTGTATGGACATCTTTCTTCTATTATAACTCACCTTCCCCTCTTTCTCCTACTTCCCAAACCTATGAGAGCTATGCTGCTCCTAGCAATGGTGCAGGAGGGTGGGCAGGCCTTCGGAATATGCACTACTTGTACAAGTGCCAACTTCAGGCCTTCCAGCACTGAGCTTTCACTGAGTGGAAATCATGGTGCCAATCTCCATCTCCCTGCACAAATAGACTTCCAGATATTCAGATATGTCCTCACTAAGCAAGACCATCACATTAAAGGAATTATTAATTTGTGTCAACTAGCTGAATTGATTAAATATGCATACGCTTGTGCAGGAATAAAACTGTTCTTAAGGGGGAAAGTGTAAGTCCTTTCTTTTTAGATGATGCACGCATTTGTTGTGCTTGGTATATTAGAAAAGACGTTCTTTCCTGCATGAAAGAGAATGGGGATTTATGTTCATTTTAATGTTCATACCCTGTTTTTCTTTCCATGAGGAAacccaaagcagctaaca
This genomic stretch from Elgaria multicarinata webbii isolate HBS135686 ecotype San Diego chromosome 10, rElgMul1.1.pri, whole genome shotgun sequence harbors:
- the RAB33B gene encoding ras-related protein Rab-33B → MAAEVESSLEFSLSSSGTGPATLPPARSRIFKIIVIGDSNVGKTCLTYRFCAGRFPERTEATIGVDFRERAVDIDGERIKIQLWDTAGQERFRKSMVQHYYRNVHAVVFVYDMTNLASFHNLPLWIEECKQHLLTNDIPRILVGNKCDLRNAIQVPTDMAQKFADTHSMPLFETSAKNPNDNDHVEAIFMTLAHKLKSHKPLMLSQPSANTIHLEPASKPAMTCWC